In one window of Chanodichthys erythropterus isolate Z2021 chromosome 23, ASM2448905v1, whole genome shotgun sequence DNA:
- the aoc1 gene encoding amiloride-sensitive amine oxidase [copper-containing], with protein sequence MWFSWILLLASLATSSTSSRTREWAQHGALMFADLSPREMNAVRDYLYSCSELGLTSARNKSLKKNSILLMELHVPRKHEALRALDRGQAKPSRQARVVVQFGNQMEPNVTEFVVGPLPYPKSYKLKTFKGDRPIRFESRPISSVEYEHLNGVLDKVAAKANKILQESTGFTYGNCTDRCLTFSDIAPRGLGPGERRTWIMLQKFVEGYFIHPVGFEVLINHQDLDHEKWTVEKVWYNGQYFDSVEELVEKYEKGTITKLELPKHDDEDLFSTYIPRGHMNTRTDIHGAKLVEPQGRRFQVEENFVEYAGWSFAYRVRSSAGLQIFDLRFNGERIAYEISLQEAIAFYSGDTPAAMQTKYIDAGWAMGTSDYELAPGIDCPEIAHFVDLYHYYDTDKPVRYRNALCIFEMTTALPLRRHFNSNFQGGFNFYGGLENHVLVIRTTSTVYNYDYIWDFVFYQNGVMESRVSATGYIHATFFTENGLNYGTRVYNYVLGNLHTHLIHYKVDLDIAGRDNSFESIGLKYVNFTNPWSPGHSIVQSKLHRTQHETERSAAFRFGKKFPKYLHFYNPNQKNKWGHKKGYRIQYNSHANSVLPRGWMEENGITWSRYQLAVTRHKDSEVTSSSIYTQNDPWEPVVSFEEFIRNNENIVNQDLVAWVTVGFLHIPHSEDIPNTATPGNAVGFFLRPFNFFDEDPSLASRSTVIVRPDEKGKPKVQRWTPEVVGHCVSDKPFFYNGTYAGV encoded by the exons ATGTGGTTCTCCTGGATTCTACTTCTGGCTTCTCTAGCAACGTCCTCCACGTCATCAAGAACTCGGGAATGGGCTCAACACGGAGCTCTGATGTTTGCTGATCTCAGTCCCCGAGAGATGAACGCTGTGAGAGACTACCTCTACTCCTGCAGCGAGCTGGGCCTCACCTCAGCGCGAAACAAGTCCCTCAAGAAGAACAGCATCCTCCTTATGGAGTTGCATGTTCCCCGAAAACATGAGGCGCTCCGTGCGCTGGACAGAGGACAGGCGAAACCTTCACGGCAGGCGCGTGTTGTGGTGCAGTTTGGGAACCAGATGGAGCCGAACGTAACAGAGTTTGTCGTCGGACCCCTGCCTTATCCGAAGTCCTACAAGTTGAAGACGTTCAAGGGTGATCGGCCCATCCGTTTCGAGTCGAGGCCGATCTCCTCTGTGGAGTACGAGCACCTGAATGGGGTTTTGGATAAAGTAGCAGCTAAAGCAAACAAGATTCTGCAGGAGAGCACTGGGTTTACTTACGGCAACTGCACTGATCGTTGCTTAACCTTCTCTGACATTGCGCCTCGTGGGTTAGGGCCAGGAGAGAGGCGGACATGGATCATGTTGCAGAAGTTTGTGGAGGGCTACTTCATCCACCCTGTGGGCTTCGAGGTCCTTATTAACCACCAAGACCTGGATCACGAAAAGTGGACGGTGGAGAAGGTGTGGTATAACGGACAGTATTTCGATAGTGTGGAAGAACTTGTAGAGAAGTACGAGAAAGGGACGATCACTAAACTCGAGCTGCCGAAGCATGACGATGAGGATCTTTTCTCCACTTACATCCCCCGTGGACACATGAACACACGGACAGACATCCATGGAGCAAAGCTTGTCGAACCCCAAGGCCGCAGATTCCAGGTGGAGGAGAACTTTGTGGAATATGCTGGATGGTCTTTTGCCTATCGGGTTCGCTCTTCGGCTGGGTTGCAGATCTTTGATCTTCGCTTCAACGGGGAGAGAATTGCTTATGAAATCAGCCTGCAGGAAGCCATTGCCTTCTACTCTGGAGATACTCCGGCCGCCATGCAGACCAAATATATTGACGCCGGTTGGGCGATGGGCACCTCGGATTATGAATTGGCACCTGGGATCGACTGTCCAGAAATTGCTCATTTTGTAGACCTTTACCATTATTATGATACAGACAAACCTGTGCGTTACAGAAATGCTCTCTGCATCTTTGAAATGACCACAGCACTACCTCTGAGGAGACACTTCAATAGCAACTTCCAAGGAGGGTTTAATTTCTACGGAGGCCTGGAAAACCATGTTCTGGTGATCAGAACCACATCGACTGTGTACAACTATGACTACATCTGGGACTTTGTCTTCTACCAGAATGGCGTAATGGAGTCTAGAGTGAGTGCGACTGGGTACATCCATGCAACGTTCTTCACGGAAAACGGACTGAACTATGGAACCAGGGTTTACAACTATGTACTTGGCAACCTGCACACCCATCTAATTCACTACAAAGTGGATCTTGACATTGCAG GGAGGGACAACAGCTTTGAATCCATTGGTCTGAAATATGTTAATTTTACTAACCCCTGGAGCCCAGGACACTCCATTGTGCAATCAAAGCTGCATAGGACACAGCATGAAACTGAACGCAGTGCTGCCTTCCGCTTTGGCAAGAAGTTTCCCAAATACCTGCACTTCTACAATCCCAATCAAAAAAACAAGTGGGGTCATAAGAAGGGCTATCGAATCCAGTATAACTCACATGCTAACAGTGTTTTGCCCCGGGGCTGGATGGAGGAAAATGGTATAACGTGGTCAAG ATACCAATTGGCTGTAACCAGACACAAGGACAGTGAGGTCACCAGCAGTAGCATCTATACTCAGAATGACCCTTGGGAGCCTGTTGTTTCCTTCGAGGAATTCATTCGCAACAATGAAAACATTGTTAATCAG GATTTGGTTGCCTGGGTGACAGTGGGATTCTTACACATTCCTCATTCTGAAGACATTCCCAACACGGCGACTCCAGGAAACGCGGTGGGATTCTTCCTGCGTCCCTTCAACTTTTTTGACGAGGATCCCTCGCTTGCGTCCCGCAGCACGGTCATAGTGCGACCAGATGAAAAGGGCAAGCCGAAGGTTCAGAGATGGactccagaggtcgtaggtcacTGTGTCTCAGACAAACCTTTCTTCTATAATGGCACTTACGCTGGTGTCTAG